One Candidatus Obscuribacterales bacterium genomic window carries:
- a CDS encoding MBL fold metallo-hydrolase, protein MQFGNFRLSIIRECNFKLDGGAMFGVVPKTLWSKVSPSDELNRIPLSCNLLLIDTGSKKVLVETGMGTRWDKKEADRYEVETLVSPENVLAPLGLTNADVDAVIISHLHFDHAGGACRLVDGKLVPTFPNAIYYVQKGEFDLAHNVNARGIGSYRKDDFMPLVEHGVMTIIDGDTEIVPGVFAKVTGGHTSHHQVIYFESAGKKGVYFADIIPTKSHISPPWVMGYDHFPLESCDVKSNWLTKAAKENWLVVFDHETGVPWGHVSLDEKGKFDFQALPAATLGSDAVFSS, encoded by the coding sequence GTGCAGTTCGGTAACTTTCGTCTATCAATAATTAGAGAATGCAATTTCAAATTGGACGGCGGTGCGATGTTTGGCGTTGTACCGAAGACTTTGTGGTCCAAAGTATCTCCTTCCGATGAGCTAAACCGTATCCCCCTTTCTTGCAATCTATTGCTTATTGATACAGGAAGTAAAAAGGTTCTAGTGGAAACCGGTATGGGCACTCGTTGGGATAAAAAAGAAGCAGACCGCTATGAAGTAGAGACACTTGTATCACCGGAAAATGTTCTTGCGCCCCTGGGGCTGACAAATGCCGATGTGGATGCGGTCATTATTTCGCATTTGCATTTTGACCATGCCGGTGGAGCGTGCAGACTTGTTGACGGCAAATTAGTGCCGACATTTCCAAACGCAATATACTATGTGCAAAAAGGCGAATTTGACTTGGCGCATAATGTTAATGCGCGCGGTATCGGCAGTTATAGAAAAGACGACTTCATGCCTTTGGTTGAGCATGGTGTGATGACCATTATTGATGGTGACACCGAAATTGTGCCTGGAGTTTTTGCCAAGGTGACAGGCGGACATACAAGCCATCACCAGGTTATTTATTTTGAATCGGCAGGGAAAAAAGGCGTCTACTTTGCCGATATAATTCCAACCAAGAGTCACATAAGCCCACCCTGGGTAATGGGCTATGATCATTTCCCTCTGGAAAGTTGCGATGTTAAATCCAACTGGCTGACTAAAGCCGCGAAAGAAAATTGGCTGGTTGTCTTTGATCACGAAACGGGCGTGCCGTGGGGACACGTTAGTCTGGATGAAAAAGGCAAGTTTGATTTTCAGGCTTTGCCGGCAGCAACTTTGGGTTCAGACGCTGTTTTTTCTTCGTGA
- a CDS encoding type II secretion system GspH family protein, translating into MKATLKRYRKNEGFTLVELLVVVIIIGILAATALPNFFNATVKAKEAGVKGNARTAQIAAEQYATDNNGAYPTAVDQLQAYYPGGTGPAGGAGTAPKNPFTGVAGFPTGGAAGSQGEIGYEAGVPVAGAYTVTGYGDTGIIITLTP; encoded by the coding sequence ATGAAGGCAACACTAAAGCGTTATCGCAAGAATGAAGGTTTCACATTGGTGGAACTATTGGTCGTGGTTATTATTATTGGTATTTTGGCAGCTACTGCTTTGCCGAACTTCTTCAATGCCACAGTTAAGGCTAAAGAAGCTGGTGTGAAGGGTAATGCCCGTACAGCACAAATCGCAGCTGAACAGTATGCAACAGACAACAATGGTGCCTATCCGACAGCAGTTGATCAATTGCAAGCCTACTACCCAGGTGGTACAGGACCAGCTGGTGGCGCAGGTACAGCACCGAAAAACCCATTCACAGGCGTAGCAGGCTTCCCAACAGGTGGAGCAGCCGGTTCGCAGGGTGAAATTGGTTACGAAGCAGGTGTTCCAGTTGCTGGTGCTTACACCGTAACGGGATATGGAGACACCGGTATAATCATCACCTTGACTCCGTAA
- a CDS encoding NAD(P)/FAD-dependent oxidoreductase — MANKEDQKAVIIGAGPAGLTAAYELLQRSKIKPVVLEASDQVGGLARTVNYKGNRIDLGGHRFFSKSDWVMDWWTNILPIEARHDGQQIVTYQGKSRAVEGYTTGPTPDAQDNIMLVRNRRSRIYFRRQFFDYPISLSVDTLMKMGLINTILTGFSFIKSQVSPVRPEKSLEDFFTNRFGKHLYKTFFQSYTEKVWGVPCSVIDASWGAQRVKGLDVTKLIKHALGKIFVQTKDVKQKGTEVSLIERFLYPKHGPGQLWEYVTDKVNEEGGSVTLHKEVQEVITANNKVEAVVVKDMQTGQTETIKSDYFISSMPVRDLMQAMTPKPPAAVMEIANGLIYRDFITVGLLIDKLKVSEGHPQSGQLIKDNWIYIQEPDVALGRLQLFNNWSPYLVSDPSKVWLGLEYFCTEGDELWNKSDKEMELFAIDELDKIGIIDKAGVLDYTVIHAKKAYPAYFGTYDRFDELRNYLDSFKNLFLIGRNGMHRYNNQDHSMLTALAAVENIVSGVTTKDNIWEVNTEAEYHEEKTASEPKVAAGKA, encoded by the coding sequence ATGGCAAACAAAGAAGATCAAAAGGCAGTAATCATAGGCGCAGGACCAGCTGGACTGACAGCAGCATATGAGCTCCTTCAGCGCAGCAAAATCAAACCGGTAGTTTTGGAAGCAAGTGATCAGGTCGGCGGACTAGCTCGCACGGTCAACTATAAGGGCAACCGCATTGACCTTGGCGGCCATCGATTCTTTTCCAAGTCAGACTGGGTAATGGACTGGTGGACAAATATTCTGCCAATTGAAGCAAGACATGACGGACAACAAATAGTTACGTATCAAGGAAAATCACGCGCGGTGGAAGGCTACACAACCGGTCCGACACCTGATGCGCAAGACAACATTATGCTTGTGAGAAACAGGCGCTCTCGTATTTATTTCCGACGACAATTCTTTGATTATCCAATTAGTTTGAGCGTAGACACGCTTATGAAAATGGGATTGATCAATACAATACTTACCGGATTCAGCTTTATCAAAAGCCAAGTAAGTCCTGTGCGCCCGGAAAAATCGCTGGAAGATTTTTTTACAAACCGTTTTGGCAAACATCTCTACAAAACATTTTTCCAGTCTTATACGGAAAAGGTCTGGGGCGTGCCTTGTTCTGTCATTGACGCTTCCTGGGGAGCGCAGCGTGTAAAAGGACTTGATGTCACAAAACTCATTAAGCATGCGCTCGGCAAAATATTTGTTCAAACAAAAGACGTCAAACAAAAAGGCACCGAAGTTTCCCTAATTGAAAGATTCCTCTATCCAAAGCATGGCCCGGGACAACTCTGGGAATATGTGACGGACAAGGTAAATGAGGAGGGCGGATCTGTCACCCTCCACAAAGAAGTTCAAGAAGTAATTACGGCCAACAATAAAGTAGAAGCCGTTGTCGTGAAGGACATGCAAACAGGACAAACCGAAACGATTAAGAGTGACTACTTCATCTCCTCTATGCCGGTTAGAGATCTCATGCAAGCCATGACACCAAAACCACCGGCTGCCGTTATGGAAATTGCCAACGGTCTTATCTACCGAGACTTCATCACGGTTGGACTTTTAATAGACAAGCTCAAAGTATCAGAAGGACATCCGCAATCCGGACAGCTAATTAAGGACAACTGGATTTATATTCAAGAGCCGGATGTGGCGCTCGGACGTCTGCAATTGTTCAACAATTGGTCTCCTTACCTTGTCTCTGATCCAAGCAAAGTCTGGCTTGGACTAGAGTACTTCTGCACGGAAGGCGATGAGCTGTGGAACAAATCCGACAAAGAGATGGAATTGTTTGCCATAGATGAGTTGGACAAGATTGGCATCATCGACAAAGCAGGCGTTTTAGATTACACGGTAATCCATGCAAAAAAAGCTTATCCGGCATACTTTGGCACTTACGATCGCTTTGATGAATTGCGCAATTACCTAGATAGTTTCAAGAACCTTTTCCTGATTGGGCGCAACGGCATGCACCGCTACAACAATCAGGATCACTCAATGTTGACAGCTTTAGCAGCCGTGGAAAATATTGTCTCCGGTGTCACTACCAAGGACAATATTTGGGAAGTGAATACGGAAGCCGAATATCACGAAGAAAAAACAGCGTCTGAACCCAAAGTTGCTGCCGGCAAAGCCTGA
- a CDS encoding LCP family protein has product MRSINWSFYFVVAAILGVVAGYVLTLLFRPGLLPPILRLGGLVEPTTVLLLGTDVVYNNEPGHMKADAAAFSGRSDTILVARLDPIRNSITVLQIPRDTQVHISGYGTQKVNAANAIGGPITARHVVSELLGIPIDHFVVLNVQGLVKAVDEVGGVTVQVPKRMQYMDWTAKLKIDLEPGWHTLTGNQSMGFVRYRHDALGDIGRVQRQELFMRAAMDKALKPESWSHLPKLLEMSRQYVYTDMNEGDLLRLANFVRVVPRKNQQLVMLPGNFSGTGDWVSDESDIRQVVARLLGQDWQKPISADVRLAVENNSHYQGLGRRVARMMRAKGYNVVVIKDSPDREMMLRGQSTGAGLSDRTRIIAQRANPQEAELVKTDLKGNGEVVTASIGDILSSVTIVAGDDLEPIADSETAADR; this is encoded by the coding sequence TTGAGATCTATCAATTGGTCATTTTATTTTGTGGTCGCGGCGATTCTTGGAGTCGTCGCCGGCTATGTTTTGACGCTTTTATTTAGACCGGGGCTTTTGCCGCCTATTCTGCGCTTGGGTGGTCTGGTTGAGCCGACAACCGTGCTTCTTTTAGGCACGGATGTCGTCTATAACAATGAACCAGGTCATATGAAAGCTGATGCGGCTGCCTTCAGTGGGCGCTCAGATACTATCTTGGTTGCGCGCCTGGATCCTATTCGTAATTCCATCACTGTGCTCCAGATACCTCGCGATACGCAAGTGCATATCTCCGGCTACGGCACTCAAAAGGTAAACGCAGCTAATGCCATTGGCGGTCCAATTACTGCTCGTCATGTCGTGTCTGAATTGCTTGGTATTCCTATTGATCACTTTGTTGTTTTGAACGTCCAAGGCTTGGTTAAGGCGGTCGATGAAGTTGGCGGTGTCACCGTGCAAGTTCCTAAGCGCATGCAATATATGGACTGGACAGCTAAGCTGAAAATTGATCTTGAGCCAGGTTGGCATACGCTTACAGGCAATCAAAGCATGGGCTTTGTACGCTATAGGCATGATGCTTTGGGTGATATCGGGCGTGTTCAGCGACAAGAACTCTTCATGCGCGCCGCTATGGATAAAGCTTTGAAGCCGGAGTCGTGGTCTCATTTGCCGAAGCTCCTGGAGATGTCCAGGCAATATGTCTACACGGATATGAACGAGGGTGACTTGCTTCGTCTGGCCAATTTTGTGCGTGTGGTGCCCAGAAAGAATCAACAGTTAGTTATGTTGCCGGGTAATTTTTCCGGAACAGGTGATTGGGTTTCCGATGAATCGGACATACGACAAGTGGTGGCACGTCTATTGGGTCAAGATTGGCAAAAGCCGATATCTGCAGATGTGCGCTTGGCAGTTGAAAACAATAGCCACTATCAAGGACTGGGAAGGCGAGTCGCGCGCATGATGCGAGCTAAGGGATATAACGTCGTTGTTATTAAAGATTCGCCGGATCGGGAAATGATGTTGCGCGGTCAAAGCACTGGTGCTGGTCTATCGGATAGAACAAGAATCATCGCTCAAAGGGCCAATCCCCAAGAAGCTGAATTGGTAAAAACAGATCTTAAAGGTAATGGTGAAGTAGTAACTGCATCGATTGGCGACATCTTGAGTTCAGTGACGATTGTTGCCGGCGATGATCTGGAACCTATAGCCGATTCCGAAACTGCTGCTGACAGATAA
- a CDS encoding HD domain-containing protein produces MASEHKILVVDDEPANLRLLQRVLGDDYQTFSAASGAEALKILQAEEVSLIITDQRMPHMTGVELLEKSLGIRPHAIKILLTGYTDVEALIDAINQGHIYKYIPKPWDADDLRLTVKRALEAYDLSRQNDVLVKDLKKAITQLEEISMGVIRALANALDAKCDYTSGHSLRVGRYAALIGKALGLSTEKQKELEVAGILHDIGKIGVPEAILWKPDKLTPEEQKIMSQHPVRSAQIIGNLPALQNIKELVLHHHEYLDGSGYPDHLAGDNIPLGARIVLVADAYDAMTSDRPYRKAIGHEKAGVELRKHAGKQFDQKVVEALLSVVGEKGEKINHSVPESVLDWKIETIDPERSAKHARPEAQHQVEGDLAGWHEKVPQGAREKNS; encoded by the coding sequence GTGGCCTCTGAGCACAAGATATTAGTGGTTGACGATGAGCCGGCCAATCTGAGGCTTCTGCAGCGAGTATTGGGCGATGACTATCAGACATTTTCGGCAGCCTCAGGAGCCGAGGCTCTGAAAATCCTGCAAGCTGAAGAGGTGAGCCTGATAATTACAGACCAGAGAATGCCTCATATGACAGGCGTTGAGTTACTGGAAAAGTCTCTTGGTATTCGTCCGCACGCTATTAAGATTCTTTTGACAGGTTATACCGATGTGGAGGCTTTGATTGATGCAATCAATCAAGGACACATCTACAAGTACATTCCTAAGCCCTGGGATGCCGATGATTTGCGCCTCACCGTAAAGCGCGCTTTGGAGGCTTATGACTTATCCAGACAGAATGATGTTTTGGTCAAGGATTTAAAAAAGGCGATAACGCAATTGGAAGAAATTTCCATGGGTGTTATTCGTGCTCTTGCCAATGCCTTAGACGCTAAATGCGATTACACATCAGGACATAGTTTAAGAGTGGGACGCTATGCTGCTCTCATCGGTAAAGCTTTGGGACTGAGCACGGAAAAACAAAAGGAGCTGGAAGTAGCCGGCATCCTTCACGACATTGGAAAAATCGGTGTTCCTGAAGCTATTCTCTGGAAGCCGGATAAGCTGACACCGGAAGAACAAAAGATAATGTCTCAGCATCCAGTGCGCAGTGCGCAAATAATTGGTAATTTGCCTGCTTTGCAAAACATTAAAGAACTTGTTTTGCATCATCATGAATATCTCGATGGTTCAGGCTACCCCGATCATTTAGCCGGTGACAATATTCCCTTAGGTGCGCGCATAGTTTTGGTTGCCGATGCTTATGATGCGATGACATCGGATAGACCATATAGAAAAGCAATCGGTCATGAAAAGGCTGGCGTTGAGTTGCGCAAACATGCAGGCAAGCAGTTCGATCAAAAGGTCGTAGAAGCTTTACTTTCCGTTGTCGGCGAGAAAGGCGAGAAAATCAACCACAGCGTTCCGGAGAGCGTCCTTGACTGGAAGATAGAGACAATTGATCCAGAACGCTCTGCAAAACATGCTCGGCCGGAAGCACAACACCAGGTGGAAGGCGATCTTGCCGGCTGGCACGAGAAGGTGCCTCAAGGGGCGCGTGAGAAGAATTCATAA
- a CDS encoding YfhO family protein: protein MSRYHFTSVFAAGLLATLIIFYFPWLCGAQSFYVTDITNHFEPTMRILSEYWRNGQFQLWNPYAHCGEPQIAIPQPNLFYAPNWIFAWLPFSPALAANLITHQFLAGMGNFLLVASLGWGFLPAATAGVIAALSAYMFSLSTNYTLMASAAWLPLTIWSIRSMKTQVKNYIYMVIATLSMAMMILTGRPEIFAPAFVLIAGYIGLSYLRDLKSYTANLCNSVWQVVAIALAVLLALPFILPTLEWQALSPRAHGLVAKEVLVWSANWYDFLSILLPQPLGDLLVHPDKFLNIAAARPGYPPYLLAFVGPAVFALALIGIFDMSFSAGIVMSLLMIAFVVFAAGDNLPVAPYFLSQFPKLAILRYPVKLLFFPVWFISIFAARGFYLVMQNRVGKRCLALNSGLWLVLALIGLGLPLYQNSVGIALAQSGSAAYFKAGQLIGHSLALMAAFAMVVLMMVHLKQKEKISQKLFSVIVLGSIYCLLLIHAYSYTYHFAQKDFFDDKPTYLERKLASLHEDVSKLTDGQLRFVTLYFSGLLMPNKLLAGGDPFWPASYYQYGRQILTPSTHFDRKFCSSFGYEGAETADYRKLFVESFNKSHLAAGVNAQGDVDKPFYRFCQITSTKYVFGMIDRLVHGQFVESAKLDPRYFQLLDEDRTWNIRTYKVTDPLPRVYMSYNWKKLDANNQVYAFVNSDVEDIDPESITLVNSDSPMPHTGGLGAWQCEFIENSACVVRIKITTSKPGLLVLTDHNYPGWNALVDGKGASIVLVNGVLRGIFLNAGEHIIDFRYSPQTLLYGCFLSAIAALALLGSIVYLFFTRRA, encoded by the coding sequence GTGTCCAGATACCACTTTACAAGCGTATTTGCAGCGGGGCTATTAGCGACGCTGATCATCTTCTATTTTCCATGGTTATGCGGCGCGCAGTCCTTCTATGTGACAGATATTACAAATCACTTTGAGCCGACCATGCGAATTTTGTCTGAATATTGGAGGAATGGTCAGTTTCAGCTTTGGAATCCTTATGCACATTGCGGAGAGCCTCAGATAGCTATTCCGCAGCCGAATCTGTTTTACGCGCCTAACTGGATTTTTGCCTGGCTGCCTTTCAGTCCGGCTCTGGCGGCGAACCTAATAACTCACCAGTTTCTTGCTGGTATGGGCAATTTCCTACTTGTGGCAAGTCTTGGTTGGGGCTTCCTGCCTGCCGCAACAGCCGGTGTCATAGCGGCGTTATCAGCGTACATGTTTTCTCTTTCGACTAATTACACACTGATGGCTAGTGCGGCTTGGTTGCCGTTAACTATCTGGTCTATTCGTTCGATGAAAACACAGGTTAAGAATTACATCTATATGGTGATTGCCACCCTATCGATGGCTATGATGATCTTGACTGGTCGTCCGGAAATTTTTGCACCGGCCTTTGTTCTCATTGCCGGCTATATTGGACTCTCTTATCTAAGAGATTTAAAAAGCTATACTGCCAATCTTTGTAATTCCGTATGGCAAGTGGTGGCAATTGCCTTGGCGGTGCTACTAGCCTTGCCCTTCATTCTGCCTACCCTCGAATGGCAGGCGCTGTCTCCCCGTGCGCACGGACTTGTGGCAAAGGAAGTGCTTGTCTGGTCGGCTAACTGGTATGACTTCTTGAGCATTCTTTTGCCTCAGCCTCTAGGCGACCTTTTAGTTCATCCGGATAAATTTCTCAATATTGCCGCTGCCAGACCCGGGTATCCACCGTACTTACTTGCTTTTGTCGGACCGGCAGTATTTGCTCTAGCTCTTATTGGCATATTCGATATGAGTTTTTCTGCCGGCATAGTGATGTCTCTCTTGATGATTGCTTTCGTTGTTTTTGCCGCAGGAGATAATTTGCCTGTTGCCCCATATTTTCTTTCGCAATTCCCCAAACTGGCGATACTTAGGTATCCGGTTAAATTGCTCTTTTTTCCTGTTTGGTTCATATCCATATTTGCTGCCCGCGGATTCTATTTGGTTATGCAAAACAGGGTAGGCAAGCGTTGTCTAGCCTTAAATTCGGGATTGTGGCTGGTTCTTGCTTTGATTGGTCTTGGACTTCCTCTATATCAAAACAGCGTGGGAATTGCGCTGGCGCAATCCGGGTCAGCTGCCTATTTCAAAGCCGGTCAGTTGATAGGACATTCTTTGGCTTTGATGGCTGCATTTGCCATGGTTGTATTGATGATGGTGCACCTTAAGCAGAAAGAAAAGATTTCCCAGAAGCTTTTTTCTGTAATTGTGCTTGGCAGTATTTACTGCCTGCTTCTTATTCACGCCTATTCTTATACCTATCATTTTGCTCAAAAGGATTTCTTTGATGACAAACCAACTTATCTAGAGAGGAAATTGGCATCTCTCCATGAAGACGTAAGCAAGCTGACCGATGGTCAATTGCGTTTTGTCACACTTTATTTTTCCGGATTGTTGATGCCTAATAAATTGCTTGCCGGCGGTGATCCTTTTTGGCCGGCAAGCTATTATCAATACGGGCGGCAAATTCTGACGCCGAGCACTCACTTTGATAGGAAGTTTTGTTCCTCCTTCGGTTATGAAGGTGCAGAAACTGCCGACTACAGAAAACTCTTCGTCGAATCATTCAATAAGTCTCACTTGGCTGCCGGCGTTAATGCCCAAGGTGATGTTGATAAACCCTTTTATCGCTTTTGCCAGATAACATCCACCAAGTATGTTTTTGGCATGATTGATCGTCTAGTTCATGGACAATTTGTGGAAAGCGCAAAATTGGACCCGCGGTATTTCCAGTTATTGGATGAAGATAGGACATGGAATATTCGCACCTATAAAGTAACAGACCCGTTGCCGCGGGTCTATATGTCCTACAACTGGAAGAAGCTTGATGCAAATAACCAGGTATATGCATTTGTCAATTCTGATGTTGAAGACATTGATCCCGAATCCATCACTCTGGTAAATAGTGATAGTCCAATGCCTCATACAGGAGGTTTGGGCGCCTGGCAGTGCGAATTCATAGAAAACTCGGCTTGTGTTGTCCGCATAAAAATCACAACCAGCAAGCCGGGACTGCTTGTCTTAACAGATCACAATTACCCTGGCTGGAATGCACTTGTCGATGGCAAAGGGGCAAGCATTGTGCTAGTGAATGGCGTGCTGCGCGGAATCTTTCTTAATGCCGGCGAACATATAATCGACTTTCGCTATAGCCCGCAAACTCTTTTGTACGGTTGTTTCCTGTCGGCAATTGCTGCATTGGCTTTGCTTGGCAGTATTGTCTATCTGTTTTTTACAAGGCGAGCATGA
- a CDS encoding YfhO family protein: MKNRFTATVFFGAILALVLVIYYLPWLTGQASFYLFDITNIYEPTLKILAENWRQGQFMLWNPYSYCGMPQIAVTEPGLFYPPNWMFAFLSFNQGLAFSLIFHQLLAGVGSFLLVAGFGWGILPACFAGLTAGLCGYMFSLQTNYTLMAAAAWIPLLLFSLRCVETQVGILRVIALAAVSFSTSLMILTGRPEIFGPALILIGMYVVFSFAIKLSPQQSKTRIFVDAFLQVASMAIGVLMAAPGILPAVEWLPLSPRAEGLVPADTLFWSANWYDFLCLVLPQPLGDLYLRTNPFANLALANPGLEPYFASAFIGPIVITLALVGMCDRQFRPRWYLLCLLVSFLIFAAGRFTPLGEFLLYAVPGVGVLRYPVKLLFFPVFCLILFAVRGLFVVFQGAVPKSVQITSVLMWAILLITGLLLVFVQVPLIADMLPNAVTFLRLKFALQLILDAQQLIGKAFLTMAAVGLTTCFICWLKQVNKIGAGIFSAAVLVSTCALFLYHAFAFAYHPANPDYFEQKCYLERQLKAQGRDLSKLENLNGERFITMYIAGLLQPNGLETGDAVQKTIAHYQANRQVLYMSSYFHQHYASSWGYLLAETNDYRNLYVDTINKSHVSGKKLISKDGISMKTDLPFYRFCQITSTAYALGLIDKFTFGKFSKTGLLDPNYFELLVEDPSWNERVYRVKDPMPRAYLSYRWQWLNSQDQALKTITNAETTLFDPAKETLLEKHNSESMPLPSSKKLPKQDIKWLDNSANRVQLEVSSSSPGLLVLTDHFYPGWIAKVDSKQIPIFRANGLLRGVFVPEGKHAVEFLYEPTSLKTALAIAFVGLLVLIVIAFAAVLFDKCFKE, translated from the coding sequence ATGAAGAATCGATTTACCGCAACAGTTTTTTTTGGTGCCATCCTGGCTTTAGTGTTAGTGATTTACTATCTACCATGGCTGACAGGACAAGCTTCTTTTTACTTGTTCGATATAACCAATATCTACGAGCCGACTTTGAAAATTCTTGCTGAGAATTGGCGACAGGGGCAGTTTATGCTCTGGAATCCGTATTCATACTGTGGAATGCCGCAGATTGCTGTTACTGAACCGGGATTGTTTTATCCCCCTAATTGGATGTTCGCTTTCCTTTCATTTAATCAGGGGCTTGCATTTAGTCTCATTTTTCATCAATTGTTGGCCGGCGTCGGGAGTTTTCTCCTTGTTGCTGGTTTTGGCTGGGGCATATTGCCTGCTTGTTTTGCCGGGTTAACTGCCGGTCTGTGCGGATATATGTTTTCCTTGCAGACTAATTACACATTAATGGCTGCTGCGGCCTGGATTCCTCTGCTTCTTTTTTCTCTGCGCTGCGTAGAAACTCAAGTCGGCATTTTAAGAGTGATTGCTCTGGCGGCGGTTTCTTTTTCTACTTCGCTCATGATTCTTACAGGCCGTCCGGAAATCTTTGGCCCAGCATTAATACTTATTGGTATGTATGTAGTTTTCTCCTTTGCTATTAAATTGTCTCCACAGCAAAGCAAGACACGTATTTTTGTAGATGCGTTCTTGCAAGTAGCTTCTATGGCAATAGGTGTTTTAATGGCGGCACCAGGCATCTTGCCGGCCGTTGAGTGGTTGCCCTTGTCGCCACGTGCTGAAGGGCTTGTGCCTGCCGATACATTGTTCTGGTCAGCCAATTGGTACGATTTTTTATGCTTGGTTTTGCCACAACCTTTAGGGGATTTGTACTTGCGTACAAATCCATTTGCCAACCTGGCTCTGGCTAATCCTGGATTAGAACCTTATTTTGCTTCCGCCTTTATAGGACCTATCGTTATCACCCTTGCTCTTGTAGGCATGTGCGACAGACAATTTAGACCACGTTGGTATTTGCTTTGCCTCTTAGTAAGTTTCCTGATATTTGCTGCCGGTCGATTTACTCCTTTGGGTGAATTTCTGCTGTATGCCGTTCCGGGAGTTGGCGTGCTTAGATATCCGGTAAAACTTTTGTTCTTTCCGGTTTTCTGCTTGATTCTCTTTGCTGTGCGTGGGCTGTTCGTTGTTTTTCAAGGGGCCGTACCCAAATCAGTTCAGATAACAAGCGTTCTTATGTGGGCAATTCTATTAATAACCGGACTACTTCTTGTGTTTGTACAAGTGCCGCTCATTGCAGATATGTTGCCCAATGCCGTTACTTTTCTTCGCCTGAAATTTGCCCTACAACTTATTCTGGATGCACAGCAACTGATTGGTAAGGCTTTTTTGACCATGGCTGCCGTAGGATTAACTACTTGCTTCATTTGTTGGTTGAAGCAAGTTAACAAAATAGGTGCCGGCATATTTTCTGCAGCCGTCCTGGTATCCACGTGTGCTTTGTTTTTGTATCACGCGTTTGCTTTTGCTTATCATCCTGCAAATCCCGATTATTTTGAGCAAAAGTGCTATTTGGAAAGACAATTGAAAGCACAGGGAAGAGATCTTTCCAAATTGGAGAATTTAAATGGCGAGAGATTCATAACAATGTACATCGCTGGTCTTTTGCAACCTAATGGACTGGAGACGGGTGATGCCGTGCAAAAAACAATCGCTCACTATCAAGCAAACCGCCAAGTTTTGTATATGAGTTCATATTTTCACCAGCACTATGCATCTTCATGGGGTTACCTTCTGGCTGAAACCAACGATTATCGTAATCTCTATGTCGATACGATTAACAAGTCACACGTAAGCGGCAAGAAACTCATTAGCAAAGATGGCATCTCTATGAAAACTGATTTGCCTTTTTATCGATTCTGCCAAATAACATCAACTGCATATGCTCTTGGTCTTATAGATAAATTTACCTTCGGCAAGTTTTCCAAAACAGGTTTGCTCGATCCGAACTATTTTGAGTTGCTGGTGGAAGATCCGTCATGGAATGAAAGAGTTTATAGAGTCAAAGATCCTATGCCCCGCGCCTACTTAAGTTATAGGTGGCAGTGGTTAAATTCTCAGGACCAAGCTCTGAAGACTATTACAAATGCTGAGACAACACTCTTTGATCCCGCAAAAGAAACGTTGCTGGAAAAGCATAACAGCGAGTCGATGCCCTTGCCTTCCAGTAAAAAGCTTCCAAAGCAAGACATTAAGTGGCTGGACAACTCAGCTAATCGAGTTCAATTGGAAGTCAGCTCGTCAAGTCCCGGACTGCTTGTCTTAACCGATCATTTTTATCCCGGCTGGATAGCAAAGGTGGATTCGAAGCAAATCCCCATCTTTCGTGCCAACGGCTTGCTTAGAGGTGTCTTTGTGCCGGAAGGCAAGCACGCAGTCGAGTTTCTCTATGAGCCGACAAGTTTAAAAACAGCGCTTGCCATTGCATTTGTCGGTTTGCTTGTCTTGATAGTTATTGCTTTTGCCGCGGTTCTGTTTGATAAATGCTTTAAAGAATAG